GCCATCGCGGGGGTGGCACCGTGACGCTCCGGCTGGGAACCCGGGGCAGCGCGCTCGCGCTCGCCCAGGCGGGCGCCGTCGCCCAGCGGCTCGGTGCCGAGCTCGTCGTCATCGAAAGCGAGGGAGACCGCACGAGCGCGCCGCTCGCCGATCTCGGCGGTGCCGGTGTGTTCGCCGCGGCCCTGCGCGAGGCGCTCCTCGCGGGCGAGGTCGACGCCGTCGTGCACTCCTACAAGGATCTGCCGACGACGCCGCTCGACGGGCTGACGGTCGCGGCCGTGCCGAAGCGGGCGGATGCGCGCGACGTCGTGTGCGCCGCGGGCGGTCACGACCTCGACAAGCTCCCCGCGGGCGCGCGCGTCGGCACCGGTTCGCCGCGGCGCCGGGCACAGCTGCTGCGGCGACGTCCCGATCTCGACGTGGTCGACATCCGGGGCAACATCGACACCCGGCTCGGGCGCGTCGGCGCGGACGACCCGGAGCGCCGCCTCGACGCCGTCGTGCTCGCGGCGGCCGGCCTCGACCGCCTCGGGCGCACCGACGCCGTCACCGAGTGGCTGAGCCTCACCTCGTGGCCGACGGCGCCCGCCCAGGGCGCGCTCGCCGTCGAGACCCGCACGGGCGACGCGAAGACCGTCGCGAAGCTCGAGCACAAGCCGAGCCGCCTCGCCGCCGAGGCCGAGCGCGGCGTGCTCGCGCGGCTCGAGGCCGGATGCGCGGCGCCCCTCGGCGCATCCGCTCTCTTCGAGGACGGGCTGCTCTTCCTCTCGGCGCGCGTGTACTCGCTCGACGGCTCGGAGCACCTGACCTCGTCCCACGCCCTGTACCCGGAGGACTCCCGCGACCCCGCGGGCGAGCTCGCGGCGCGCGTCGCCGACGAGCTGCTCGACGCGGGTGCGGCGGACCTCGCCCCGCTCGGAGGGAGGCGCCTGTGAATCCCGACGCAGGCCGCTCAACAGAACCGAAGTCGACGAAGCCCCTCGCCGGATGGCGCGTGCTCGTGCCGCGCGGCGGCAAGTGGGGCGACTCGGTCGCCGCGACCGTGCGCAGCCACGGCGGCATCCCCGTCATCGCGCCGCTCATCAACTTCGCGTCGACCGACGACCCGACGACGCTCGCGAACGCCCTGCACGAGCTGCAGGACGGGCAGTTCGCGTGGCTCGTCGTGACGAGCGCCACGACCGTCGACGTGCTCAACGCGCAGCGGGTGAAGGTGCCCGAGGGCACGCGTATCGCCGCCGTCGGCGAGACGACCGCGGCGGCGCTGCAGCTCGCGGGCTACCGGGTGGACTTCGTGCCGGGCTCGGACAACTCGGCGCGCGGGCTCGTGAAGGAGTGGCCCGACTCGGGCATCCGCGGCCGCGTGCTCATCCCGCAGTCCGACCTCGCCGAGCCGACGCTCGTCGCGGGGCTGCAGAAGCTCGGCTTCGATGTCGAGTTCGTGCAGGCGTACCGCACGGTCGGGGTTCCGGTGTCGCCGGATGTCGCGCGCGACGTGGCCTCCGGTCGCATCCGGGCGATCCTCGTGACCTCCGGCTCGGTCGCCCGCCAGGTGGCGGAGCAGCTCGCGCCCCTGCCGGATGACACGGTCGTCGCGTGCATCGGCCCGCGCACCGCGTTCGACACCCGCGCGGCCGGTCTCACGGTGCACGTCATCGCCGAGGAGCGCAGCGCCGACTCGCTCATCGACGCGCTCGTCGAGTACGCGGAGGCGGAATGAACGGCCGACCGATGATCCGCCCCCGCCGCCTGCGGCAGAGCCCCGCGTGGCGTCGGCTCGCGCAGGAGACGCGCATCGCGCCCGCCCAGCTCGTGCTGCCCATGTTCGTGGCGGAGGGCGCCGACGAGCCGCGACCCATCGCATCCATGCCGGGCGTCGTGCAGCATTCGCTCGACTCGTTCCGGGCTGAGCTGCAGCGCGCAGCCGAGGCGGGCATCGGCGGCGTCATGCTCTTCGGCGTGCCGCTCGAGAAGGACGCGAGCGGATCGGGCGCGACCGACCCCGACGGCATCCTCAACGTCGCGACGCGCATCGCCGCCGCCGAGGTGGGCGACGCGCTCGTCGTGCAGACCGACCTGTGCCTCGACGAGTTCACCGACCACGGCCACTGCGGCGTGCTCGACGCCGACGGCCGCGTCGACAACGACGCGACGCTCGTGCGCTACCGCGAGATGGCGCTCGCGCAGGCGCGCGCGGGCTCGCAGCTCGTGGGCCTCTCGGGCATGATGGACGGCCAGGTCGCCGCCGTGCGCGCGGCCCTCGACGCCGACGGCGCGTACGACGTGCCGATCCTCGCCTACGCGGCCAAGTACGCATCCGCCTTCTACGGGCCGTTCCGCGAGGCCGTGCAGTCGTCGCTCGTGGGCGACCGCCGCAGCTACCAGCTCGACCCCGCCAACCGCCGCGAGGGGGCGCGCGAGGTGGAGCTCGACCTCACCGAGGGCGCCGACATCGTCATGGTGAAGCCCGCCATGAGCTACCTCGACGTGCTCGCGGATGCCGCGGCCGCGTCGCCCGTGCCGGTGTGGGCGTACCAGGTGTCGGGGGAGTACGCGATGATCTCGGCTGCCGCAGCGAACGGCTGGATCGACCGCGACCGCGCGATCGACGAGTCGCTCGTGTCGATCGTGCGCGCGGGGGCGGATGCCGTGCTCAGCTACTTCGCCGTCGAGGCGGCCGAGCGCTGGGCGCGCGCGTGAGCGGCGTGGGTGCTGGGGGCGCGGGCGGCAACGAGGGCGCGTTCGCGCGTGCGCAGGCGGCGCTGCCCGGCGGGGTCAACTCGCCCGTGCGCGCCTACGGCTCGGTCGGAGGCACGCCCCGGTTCCTCGTGTCGGCCCGCGGGCCGTACGTGACGGATGTCGAGGGCCGCGAGTACGTGGACCTCCTCGCGTCGTGGGGTCCTGCGCTGCTGGGGCACGCGCATCCGGAGGTCGTCGCCGCCGTGCAGGAGGCCGCCGCGCGCGGGCTCTCGTTCGGGGCCTCTACGCCCGCCGAGACGGAGCTCGCCGAGCTCGTGCGCTCGCGGCTGGGGGTGGCGAGCGGCGTCGAGAAGGTGCGGCTCGTGTCGACCGGCACCGAGGCGACCATGACCGCGATACGCCTCGCGCGCGGCGCGACCGGGCGCGACCTCGTCGTGAAGTTCGCGGGGCATTACCACGGGCACTCCGACGGGCTGCTCGCTGAGGCCGGATCGGGCGTCGCGACGCAGGGTCTGCCGGGCTCGGCCGGCGTGCCGGAGCCCGTCGCGGCGCAGACGCTCGTGCTGCCCTACAACGACCTCGACGCCGTGCGTGCGGCGTTCGTCGCGCATCCGGGCCGCATCGCCGCCGTCATCACGGAAGCCGCGGGCGCCAACGCGGGCGTGCTCGCGCCCGAGCCCGGCTTCAACCGCGCGCTGCGCGAGCTCGTGCGGGCCGAGGGCGCGCTGCTCATCCTCGACGAGGTGCTCACCGGCTTCCGCGTCGGCCCCGCCGGCTGGTGGGGGCTCGAGGGCGCCGCCGAGGGTTGGGCGCCCGACCTCTTCACCTTCGGCAAGGTCGTCGGCGGAGGGATGCCGCTCGCCGCTCTGGGTGGGCGCGCGGAGCTCATGGACCTGCTCGCGCCGCTCGGGCCCGTGTACCAGGCGGGCACCCTCTCCGGGAACCCGCTCGCCGTCGCGGCGGGGCTCACGACGCTGCGCCTCGCCGACGCGGCCGTGTACGCGCACGTCGACGCGGCAGCGGATGCGGTGGCCGGCTGGGTCTCCGAGGCGCTCGCCGCCGAGGGGGTCGCCCACGTCGTCTCGCGCGCGGGCAGCCTGTTCTCGATCGCGTTCCGCGCGCGGCCTGTGCGCGACTACGCGGATGCGAAGGACCAGGAGGCGTGGAGGTACGCGCCGTTCTTCCACGCGCTCCTCGATGCCGGCGTCTCGGCGCCGCCGAGCGTGTACGAGGCGTGGTTCCTCACCGCCGCGCACGACGACGCGGCGCTCGCCCGCATCCGTGCGGCGCTGCCCACGGCGGCGCGTGCGGCGGCTCGCGCTACCGCGCCCACCTCCACCCCCGCCGCCCCTCCGTTGGTTGAGTAGCGCCGCGCGCGAAGCGCACGACCTCTCCATCGCTGGTTGTAGCGCCGCGCCGCGCGCCCGCGCGGCACGACGCGTATCGAAACCCTCGCACCACGTATCAACAGCGGGTCAAGGGATGCGAAACCTCCGCACGTCATCCGTCCCTCGGGTTTCGATACGCCGTGCGTCACGCCCTGCGGGCGCGGCGCGCGGCACTCAACCAGCGGTGAACACGCACCGAGCGTGCCGCTCCCCGCTTCCCGCCTCTCGCTGGTTGAGTAGCGCCGCGCGCGAAGCGCACGACCTCTCCATCGCTGGTTGAGTAGCGCCGCGCCGCGCGCCCGCGCGGCACGACGCGTATCGAAACCCTCGCACCACGTATCAACAGCGGGCCAAGGAATGCGAAACCTCCGCACGACATACGCCCCTCCGGTTTCGATACGCCGTGCGTCGCGCCCTGCGGGCGCGGCGCGCGGCACTCAACCAGCGGTGAACCCGTTTCCCGCTGGTCGAGTGCGCGCGGCCGCGCGCAGCGCGACCACGCGTGTATCGAGACCCCACGTCTGATGACCTGCGGAAGCGTCAGCGGCGCTCAACCGGCGGTGACGCGCGTCAGCGCGAACCCGAGTGCCACGACCGCGACGAGCGGCACCGCGCCCTGCACGAGGGCGGCGCGCAGCATCCGTCGGTCGGAACTGACGAGCACGAGCGCCGCGAGCACCATGCTGATGCACGCGAAGAGGGTGAGCACGAGGCCGGCGAGGTCGAGCCCCGACCACAGCAGCACGAGCCCGACGACGACGCCGAGCGCGAGGAACAGGTTGTAGAACCCCTGGTTGTAGGCCATGACGCGCATCGTCTCGGCGTCGGCCTCGCTGCGGATGCCGAAGGTGCGGCGGGTGGAGGGTCGCATCCAGAGCACGCTCTCGAGCACCCAGATGTAGACGTGGATGGCCGCGGCGATGCCCGCGAGCACGGACCCGATGGTGACGACCGCGGTGACGTCCATGCGGGTCAGTCTTGCACGCGCACCGCGATCCGCCCCCGGGTGTCGCCCGCGAGGATGCGGCTCGCCCAGCCGGGCACGTCGTCGAGGCCGATCTCGGTCGTGAGGCTGTCGAGCAGCCCCACGTCGAGGTCGCGCTCGAGGCGCTCCCACACGCGGGTGCGCGTCACGAGCGGCGCCTCGACCGAGTTGATGCCCAGCAGGTTGACGCCCCGAAGGATGAAGGGCATGACGGTCGTGGCGAGCTCGGGACTCTCGACGAGGCCGCACGCGGCAACCGATCCGCCGTAGCGGGTCTGCGCGAGGAGGCTCGCGAGGGTCGTGCCGCCGACGACGTCGACGGCGCCGGCCCAGCGGCTCGCCTGCAGCGGCTTGCCGGCCTGCTGCAGCTCGGCGCGGTCGAGGAGGTCGGATGCGCCGAGTCGCTCGAGGTAGCCGCGGTCGTCGGGGTGGCCGGTCGCGGCGACGACGCGACGTCCGGATGCGGCGAGCAGCATGACGGCGATGGAGCCGAGTCCGCCGGTCGCCCCGGTGACGACGACGTCGCCGTCGGGGATGTCGTTGTGCTCGAGCGCGAGCACGGCCTGGGCTGCGGTGAAGCCGGCGGTGCCGATCGCGGCGACGCGGCGCATCCCGAGCTTCTCGGGCACGCGCACGAGGTCGTCGCCCTCGACGCGGGCCCGCGTGCTGTAACCGCCATTGCGGGTTTCGCCGAGCCCGCCGCCCGTGAGCACGACCTCGTCGCCCGGCTTCCAGCGGGCGTCGCCCGACTCGACGACGGTGCCGACGACGTCGATTCCCGGGATGAGCGGCGAGATGCGCGCCACCCCGCGATCACCGCGGAGGGCCAGGCCGTCCTTGAAGTTGAGGCTCGAGTAGGCGACGTCGAGGAGCACCTCGCCGTCACCGAGCTCCGACTCGTCGACATCGACGAAGCGGGCCTCGGCGCCCTGGTCGTTGCGGGTTACCTGCAGTGCGCGCACCATGCACGAGAGCCTACGGGGCGTCGCCGCTTCCGCCGGTTGAGTGGCGCCGGGCGCGGAACGCACGACGCGTATCGAAACGCACCCCTTCTCCGTTGGTCGAGTAGCGCCGCGCCGTGCGCAAAGCGCGCGGCACGACGCGTATCGAAACCCTCGCACCCGCGTATCGAGAGCGGGGCATGGATGCGAGACCTCCGCACGTCATACGTCCCTCGGGTTTCGATACGCCGCGCGTCGCGCGCTGCGCGCGCGGCGCGCGGCACTCAACCAGCGGTGAACGCGCGCCCCCTCTCCCGCTGGTCGAGTGCGCGCGGCCGCGCGGAGCGCGACCACGCGTGTATCGAGACCCCACCTCTGATGACGTGCGGAAGCGCCCTCCTTCTGCTGGTTGAGTAGCGCCGCGCGCGAAGCGCACGACGCGTGTCGAAACCCTCGCACCGCGTATCGACAGCGGGTCTGGGGATGCGATCCCTCCGCACGTCATACGTCCCTCGGGTTTCGATACGCCGTGCGTCGCGCCTCCGGCGCGGCGCGCGGCACTCAACCAGCGGTGAACTCGCCCCCGGACGCAACCAGCGGTGAAGCGCTTGGTGTGCGCGGGGTGAACCGTGGACGCGGCTCACGCTCCCACCGGGAGAGAGCGCGCCGCGGGGATCGCGGCGCCAATGCGCGGTCGGACCGGGACGACGCGGCGGTCAGTCCGCCGCCACCACGTCGAGCTTCTGCACTACGGGGGCCGCGTGCGGGGTCATCAGCAGGCGGCAGCGCAGGGCGCCGCGGGGGCCGCGGAGCTCCCAGGTGGCGTGGGCCGGCGACTCGTGCGTGAGAGGCCCCGCATCCGTCACCCCGCCGACGTCGGCGAGCAGCGCACGCAGCGACGCCTCGCGACGCGCGAACGGCACGTCGAGGTCGACGCACGCGTCGAACATCGCCGGGTCGCCGAGCGAACCCTCGACGAGCGAGGTGCGCAAGGCGGATGCGGCCGCGACGGTCTCGGGCCACGGAGCGAAGGCGGGCGGCTCGGGGGCGGCGGGCATCGCATCCGTCACCCCGAAGGCGTCGTCGAACACGGCGTCGACGGCGGGCGTAAGCGCCGTGTAGGTCGCGTTCTCGAACACGACCGCACCGACGCCGGAGCCCTGCTCCCACTGCATGCGCGTCGTGAAGCCGGGGTAGCCGCCGCTGTGGCCCACGAACACCCGCCCGAACGAGTCGCCGCGCAGCGTGAGCCCGAGGCCGTACGCGCTCCACACTCCACCGCCCGCGGGGTCGCCCGCGATCGGGGTCTGCGGATGCCGCATCCGCTCGACGAGGCCTGCGGGCAGCACCGCGCCCGCGTCGATCGCGCCCGACAGCACGCCGCACCAGCGAGCGAGGTCGGTCGCGGTGCTGAACAGGCCGCCGATGGGCGAGAACGCGCCGGGCGTGCTGAACGGCAGCGGCTCCCAGGTCTGGGTTCGAGCGTCGCGTCCGCTGTCGGCCCCGGGCCGGTAGCCCGTGACCACCCCGCCGACGCTCTCGTCGAAGCCCGTGCCGGTCAGGCCGAGCGGCTCGAGCAGGCGCGACTCCACGACACGGCGGAACGGCATCCCCGCGCGAGCCGCGACGATGCGCCCCACGATCGCGTAGCCGAGGTTCGAGTACTCGAAGCGCTCGCCCGCGGGCCAGATCGCCCGCACGCCCTCGCCGAGCAGCGCCGCGAACACGTCGTGCGGCAGCGACTCCTGCCGGTCGGCCCAGGGGTCGTCGGTCGGGAAGCCCGCGCGCATCGCGAGCGCGTCGAGCACCGTCGGCTGCCGCGCATCCGGCCCCAGGATGCGCAGGGGCACGTCGAGCGCGTCGGCGAGCGGCTCGTCGAGGTCGAGCAGGCCGTCGGCCTCGAGCAGCAGCGCGGTCGCCGCCGTGAAGCTCTTCGTGCAGGAGGCGATGCGGAACGCCGTGCGCTCCGCCGCCACCGGCAGGTCACCGGATGCGACGACCGCCTCGAGCGCGCCCCCCGCGAATACTCCCCGCACCTGCGCAGGCGCGGTCACGCCGACGCGCGCGTCGAGTCCCCGCGCGAGCGCCTCCTGGAGACGCGCCGTCGACGTCACGGCTCAGCCGAAGAGGATCGCGGCCTCGTCGTACCGCGACTGCGGGACGGTCTTGAGGCGACCGAGCGCATCCTCGAACGGCACCGTGACGATCTGGGTGCCGCGCAGGGCGACCATCTTGCCCCACGCCTCCTCGAGCACGATGTCGACGACGGCCATGCCGTAGCGGGTCGCGAGCACGCGGTCGTACGCCGTCGGGGTGCCGCCGCGCTGGATGTGGCCGAGCGTCGTCGCGCGCGTCTCGATGCCCGTGCGCTCCTCGATCTCGGGGGCGAGCATGTCGCCGATGCCGCCCAGGCGGGGGCGTCCGAAGGCGTCGAGTCCGCGCTCCGAGTGGGCGTCGTCCATCGTGTCGAGCTTGAAGCCCTCCGCGACGACGACGAGCGGGGCGCGGCCGCGGGCGCGGGCCGAGTTCATCCACTCGCAGATCTCGTCCATGCTCGTCTTGCGCTCGGGGATGAGGATCGCGTGCGCGCCGGCCGCCATGCCCGAGTGGAGGGCGATCCAGCCGACGTGGCGGCCCATGACCTCCGCGACCATGCAGCGACCGTGCGAGTCGCCCGTCGTGCGGAGGCGGTCCATCGCCTCGGTCGCGATCTGCACCGCGGTGTCGAAGCCGAACGTGTAGTCGGTGGCCGAGAGGTCGTTGTCGACCGTCTTGGGCACGCCCACGATCTGCACGCCCTCATCCGTGAGCCGCTTCGCGGCCGCGAGGGTGCCCTCGCCGCCGATCGCGATGACGGCGTCCATGCCCGTGTCGGACATGACCTCCTTCACGCGCTCCACGCCCCCGTACTCGAACGGGTTCGTGCGCGAGGTGCCGAGGATCGTGCCGCCCTGCTTGCCGATGCCCATGACCTGGGGGCGGCCGAGGGGGTGGATGTCGGCATCCACGAGGCCCTTCCATCCGTCCTTGATGCCGACGAACTCGATGTCGTCGTGCTGAGTCAGGCCCTTGAGGACGGCGCCGCGGATGACCGCGTTGAGTCCGGGGCAGTCGCCACCGCTGGTGAGGATTCCGATCTTCACCCGCCCATCATGCCCTGTTTCCGGGCACGCCTCGCACTCGGCGGCCGTCGCCGTCGCTAGAGTTCCCCTGTCCGATCCGTCCGGGCATCCACCACACCCCAAGGAGCGTCATGACCGACCCCAACGTCCCCGACCCCGCCGCTCAGCCTGCGCCCGCCGCGCCGGCCGCGCCCGCAGCCGCCCCGGCCCCGGGCACCAGCTACCCCGGCAAGACCCTCGGCATCGTGGGCCTCATCGCGAGCTTCCTCGTCGCGATCGTCGGCCTCATCCTGAGCGCCATCGCCCTCTCGCAGTCGAAGAAGGCCGGCTACAAGAACACGCCTGCCAAGGTGGGCCTCATCCTCGGCATCATCTTCTCGATCCTGTGGATCCTGTTCTGGGTGCTGTGGGGCGCGCTGTTCGCGGCGATCGTCTCGAACTGCCCGGAGGTCGCCCCCGGTCAGTACGTCTGCTGATCTGAGCCACCCCGAAGGGGCCGGTGCGGAGCGATCCGCCCGGCCCCTTCGTCGTCGTCCGTCGTGCGGCGTCATGCCGGCGTCATCCCGCGACATGGGGAGTTCTGACGGGTCATTCCACTTCCTCCTGTACCCCGCGGCTCGCTAGGCTGCCCCAGTGGTCGATAACCCGACCCACCACCACCTTCTTCAAGGAGCGAAATGTCCAACCTCCAGCAGGCCCCCGCGGGTACCGACTACCCGGGCAAGACCCTCGGCATCGTGGGCCTCATCCTGGTGTTCTTCACGAACATCATCGGCCTCATCGTGAGCGCGATCGCGCTCAACCAGTCGAAGCAGGCCGGCTACAAGAACACCCCCGCCAAGGTCGGCGTGATCCTCGGCATCATCTTCGTCGCGCTCGGCGTGCTGTTCCTCATCCTGTGGTTCGGTATCTTCGCCGCCGCGTTCTCGGTCAGCAGCTACTGAGCCCTTCGCGAGAGGCCCGCACGGTTCGCCGTGCGGGCCTCTCCGCGTTCCTGGGAGGGCGGGTCGGCGCCCGGGGTTAGCCTGGCCCGGATGGATCCCGTCGTCACGCGCTACGCCCCGCCCCGGAGGCTCGAGCTGCGGCACGCCATCAAGCCCCTCGCCCAGGGCCGCACCGACCCCACCATCCGGCACGACGCCGACGGATGGTGGCTCACGCTGCGTCTCGCGAGCGGCATCGCGACGCTCCTCTTGCGCCAGCGGACGGATGCCGTGGAGGCCCACGCGTGGGGCCCGGGCGCCGACGAGGCGGTCGCGGGGGTGCCGGCGCTGTTGGGCGACGGAGACGACGACTCCGGGTTCGAGGCGGGGCGGCATCCGCTCGTCGCACGCCTGCACCACGAGACCCCCGGCCTGCGCCTCGCCCGCACGGGGCGCGTGCTGCCGGCGCTCATCCCGAGCGTGCTCGGGCAGAAGGTGACGGGCATCGAGGCGAAGGCCGCGTGGCGTCAGCTCGTGACGCGGCACGGCGAGGCGGCGCCCGGGCCCGCGCCGCTCGGCATGCGCGTCGTGCCGACCGCGGCGGTGTGGCGCCGCATCCCGTCGTGGGAGTGGCACCGGGCGGGGGTGGGCCCGCAGCGCTCCGACACGCTCATGCGCGTGTTCGCGGTCGCGGAGGGGCTCGAGCGCTGTGCCGGGCTCGCGACCGACGACGCCGCCCGTCGACTGCGCACGGTCGCCGGCATCGGCCCGTGGACGATCGCCGAGACGCTGCAGCGCAGCCACGGCGACCCCGACCGGGTGAGCGTCGGCGACCTGCACCTGTGCAAGCGCGTCGGAACCGCGCTCGCGGGACGCCGCGTCGACGACGACGGCATGTTCGAGCTGCTCGAGCCGTGGCGCGGCCACCGACAGCGCGTCGTGCGGCTCATCGAGGCGGCCGGCATCGGCTACGAGCGCCACGGCCCGCGGCTGGCGATCCCCGAGCACCGCACCCGCTGAGCACGCCGCCCCCTCGCTGGGTGAGTGGGCGTCCGCACGACGGCGTATCGAAACCCCGCGGCCCCGTTGTCGCGCGCCGACAACGGATTCGGTGCCCCGCTCACGAAAGGTCTAGCGTTCCCGGGTGGGAATCATCCGCCGTCTCTCTCGTCTCGCCTGGCTCTCGACCCGCGGCCCGAAGCTGCCGCCGCTCGGCCTCTACGACGTGTGCCACTCGCCGCGTCGCGTCATGCCGGGCGATCTCGACGAGCTGCGTCACATGAACAACGGCGCCTACCTCACCAACCTCGACCTCGCGCGCGTCGAGCTCGTCGTGCGCACGGGTCTGTGGGACCGCCTCAAGGAGGCCGAGGTCTACCCGGTCGTGTCGGCGCAGACGATCTCGTACCGCAAGTCGCTCGAGCTCGGCCAGCGCTACGTCATCGAGTCGCGGTTCCTCGGGCTCGACGAGCGCTCGGTGTACGTCGAGCAGCGCTTCGTGGTCGACGGCGAGGTGTACGCGCGCGCCCACATCCAGGCCCGCTTCCTCTACCGCAAGGGCGGCACCGTGCCCATGGACGAGCTCGGCCGCATCACGGGCATGGACCCGGCCGCCCACCCCATCCCGGAGTGGCTGCACGACTGGGCCGCCCAGGTGCGCATGCCCTCGACGCGCACCCCGGCGCCATCCACCTGGGAGTAGTCACCCTTCGCTGAGTGGTCGGTTTCTGGCCTCAAACCGCCGGTTTGAGGCCAGAAACCGACCACTCAGGGGATGCGGGCGCGCACACCTCAGCGGTCGAGCACGGCCATCGCGGCGTGGTAGCCGCCGAGGCCCGAGACCGCGCCACCGCGGCGGGAGCCGGAACCGCACACGAGGATGCGCTCGTGCTCGGTCGCGACGCCCCAGCGCTCGGCGGGCGTCGAGAGCGACTCGTCGTCCTCCGCCCACGGCCACGAGAGCGGCCCGTGGAAGATGTTCCCGCCCGGCATGTTGAGGCTCTGCTCGAGGTCGCGCGTCGTCGCCGTCTCGATGCACGGTCGCCCCTCCGCGTCGCGCAGCAGCACGCCGTCGATCGGCTCGGCGAGCACCGAGTCGAGCGAGCGCACCACGGCGGCCTGCAGCTCGGCGCGCGCGGCATCCGGGTCCCGTCCGTCGAGCAGGCGGTCGGGAGCCTGCAGCGCGAACACCGTGAGGGTCTGCGCCCCCGCCGCCTGAAGCTCGGGCGACAGGATGCCGGGGTCGGTGAGCGAGTGGCAGTAGCTCTCGAGGGGCATCGGGTCGGGGATGCGGCCCGCGGCCGCCTCGGCGTGGGCGCGGTCGAGTGCGGCGAAGCCCTCGTGCACGTGGAAGGTGCCGGCGAACGCGGCGGTCGGGTCGGCGGCGGTGTCGCGCAGCCGGGGGAGGCGCTCGAGCAGCAGGTTGACCTTCACCTGGGCGCCCTCGGGGCGCGCGCCCTCGCGCCCGAGCAGACGGTCGAGCACGTACGGCGCGACGCCCGAGAGCACGACGTCCGCCACGACACGGTGCTCCTCGTCGCCGTGGCGGTAGGCGACCTCGCCGTCGGGGGTGACGGAGGTGACCTCGGCATCCGTCAGCAGCTCGGCGCCGGCCGCGCGGGCCGCGCGCGCGAGCGACCCCGACACGGCGCCCATGCCGCCCACGGGCACGTCCCAGTGCCCCGTGCCGCCGCCGATCACGTGGTACAGGAAGCAGCGGTTCGCGGCGAGCGTGGGGTCGACGGAGGGCGCGAAGGTGCCGATGAGCGCGTCGGTGAGCACGACGCCGCGCACGAGGTCGTCGGCGAAGCGGCGCTCGACGGTCTCGCCGATGGGCGCCTCCACGAGCTCCGCCCACACGCGGTCGTCGCCGACGGCGCGTCGGGCCTCCGAGCGGGTGAGCAGCGGATCGGTCACCGTCGGCCAGACGGCGGCCGCGAGTCGAGCCGTGTCGTCGCCGAACGCGCCCCAGGCGTCCCAGTCGGATGCTGCGCCGATCGCCGCGAAGCTCGCCGCGGTGGCATCCGCGTCGCCCGTGTCGACGAGCAGGCCGCGGTCGGTGCCGGGCAGCGGCGTGTAGGAGGAGTAGCGGCGACGCGCGAGCTCGACGTCGAGCTTCAGGTCGCGGCGGATGCGCTCGGGCAGCAGGCTCACGAGGTAGGAGTAGCGCGAGAGGCGTGCGCCGACGCCCGGGAACACCTCGGCCGAGATCGACGCGCCGCCCAGGTGGTGCTGGCGCTCGAGGAGCAGGACGCTGCGGCCCGCCCCCGCGAGGTAGGCGGCCGCGACGAGCGCGTTGTGGCCGCCGCCGATGATGACGACGTCGTGCTTCGGGGTCATGTCAGCAGTATGTCTTGCGCGAGGTGGTCTCGAGACGCGTCGCTTCGCGGCGCTCCTCGACCACCTTGGAACCCACGTGGCCGAGGAACGCGGCGTCAGACCACGACGCGGGCGCCGTTGACGGCGGCGGCGGGGGAGTCGATCCAGTCGACGAGCCGGTCGGCGAGCACCGCCGGGGGTGTGCCGTCCTCGCCGATCGAGCGCACGACGAAGACGGTCGCGGCGCCGTCGGCCTCCGCGAGCCGGTCCGCGAGCTCCGCGACGAGCTCCTCGGCATCCGCCTTCGCGCGCGCGTACGAGCTCGTGGGCTCCGCATCCGGATCGACCGCGGTCGAGCTCACGATCGCGAGCCGCCCCTCGGATGCCGCGAGCTCGGGCTCGAAGGCCGCGATGACGTTGTCGAGCGCGTCGACGAGCCGCGGCCGCAACCACGCGTCGGCCTCGGGGGTGTCGCCCGGCTTCCAGCCTCCGACGAGGTGCAGCACGGCGTCGACCCGGCGGTGCGCCGAGACCACCTGGGCGGCGAG
The Protaetiibacter sp. SSC-01 genome window above contains:
- a CDS encoding NAD(P)/FAD-dependent oxidoreductase, which produces MTPKHDVVIIGGGHNALVAAAYLAGAGRSVLLLERQHHLGGASISAEVFPGVGARLSRYSYLVSLLPERIRRDLKLDVELARRRYSSYTPLPGTDRGLLVDTGDADATAASFAAIGAASDWDAWGAFGDDTARLAAAVWPTVTDPLLTRSEARRAVGDDRVWAELVEAPIGETVERRFADDLVRGVVLTDALIGTFAPSVDPTLAANRCFLYHVIGGGTGHWDVPVGGMGAVSGSLARAARAAGAELLTDAEVTSVTPDGEVAYRHGDEEHRVVADVVLSGVAPYVLDRLLGREGARPEGAQVKVNLLLERLPRLRDTAADPTAAFAGTFHVHEGFAALDRAHAEAAAGRIPDPMPLESYCHSLTDPGILSPELQAAGAQTLTVFALQAPDRLLDGRDPDAARAELQAAVVRSLDSVLAEPIDGVLLRDAEGRPCIETATTRDLEQSLNMPGGNIFHGPLSWPWAEDDESLSTPAERWGVATEHERILVCGSGSRRGGAVSGLGGYHAAMAVLDR
- a CDS encoding SDR family NAD(P)-dependent oxidoreductase, whose product is MIVVVTGATGAAGRAACARLRDRGDTVIAVGTDGGRLDTVAASDRHVADLTDAGAARQLAAQVVSAHRRVDAVLHLVGGWKPGDTPEADAWLRPRLVDALDNVIAAFEPELAASEGRLAIVSSTAVDPDAEPTSSYARAKADAEELVAELADRLAEADGAATVFVVRSIGEDGTPPAVLADRLVDWIDSPAAAVNGARVVV